The Streptomyces sp. NBC_00576 genome contains the following window.
CCTTCTCCCGAAGTTACGGGGGCATTTTGCCGAGTTCCTTAACCATAGTTCACCCGAACGCCTCGGTATTCTCTACCTGACCACCTGAGTCGGTTTAGGGTACGGGCCGCCATGAAACTCGCTAGAGGCTTTTCTCGACAGCATAGGATCATCCACTTCACCACAATCGGCTCGGCATCAGGTCTCAGACTCATGATGTGCGGATTTGCCTACACACCGTCCTACACCCTTACCCCGGGACAACCACCGCCCGGGATGGACTACCTTCCTGCGTCACCCCATCACTCACCTACTGCAGGTCTGGTCCGCCGGCTCCACCACTCCCCCTTGCCCGAAGGCTCCGGGGCGGCTTCACGGACTTAGCATCGCCTGGTTCAATGTTTGACGCTTCACAGCGGGTACCGGAATATCAACCGGTTATCCATCGACTACGCCTGTCGGCCTCGCCTTAGGTCCCGACTTACCCTGGGCAGATCAGCTTGACCCAGGAACCCTTAGTCAATCGGCGCACACGTTTCCCACGTGTGTATCGCTACTCATGCCTGCATTCTCACTCGTGAACCGTCCACCACTAGCTTCCGCTGCAGCTTCACCCGGCACACGACGCTCCCCTACCCATCCATACTCCCGTTGGGGATATGTGTATGAATGACACGACTTCGGCGGTACGCTTGAGCCCCGCTACATTGTCGGCGCGGAATCACTAGACCAGTGAGCTATTACGCACTCTTTCAAGGGTGGCTGCTTCTAAGCCAACCTCCTGGTTGTCTGTGCGACTCCACATCCTTTCCCACTTAGCGTACGCTTAGGGGCCTTAGTCGATGCTCTGGGCTGTTTCCCTCTCGACCATGGAGCTTATCCCCCACAGTCTCACTGCCGTGCTCTCACTTACCGGCATTCGGAGTTTGGCTAAGGTCAGTAACCCGGTAGGGCCCATCGCCTATCCAGTGCTCTACCTCCGGCAAGAAACACACGACGCTGCACCTAAATGCATTTCGGGGAGAACCAGCTATCACGGAGTTTGATTGGCCTTTCACCCCTAACCACAGGTCATCCCCCAGGTTTTCAACCCTGGTGGGTTCGGTCCTCCACGAAGTCTTACCTCCGCTTCAACCTGCCCATGGCTAGATCACTCCGCTTCGGGTCTTGAGCGCGCTACTAAAACGCCCTATTCGGACTCGCTTTCGCTACGGCTTCCCCACACGGGTTAACCTCGCAACACACCGCAAACTCGCAGGCTCATTCTTCAAAAGGCACGCAGTCACGACTGTATGTGCAAGCACATACAGCGACGCTCCCACGGCTTGTAGGCACACGGTTTCAGGTACTATTTCACTCCGCTCCCGCGGTACTTTTCACCATTCCCTCACGGTACTATCCGCTATCGGTCACCAGGGAATATTTAGGCTTAACGGGTGGTCCCGCCAGATTCACACGGGATTTCTCGGGCCCCGTGCTACTTGGGTGTCTCTCAAACGAGCCGTTAATGTTTCGACTACGGGGGTCTTACCCTCTACGCCGGACCTTTCGCATGTCCTTCGCCTACATCAACGGTTTCTGACTCGTCTCACGGCCGGCAGACCGTGAAAGAGAGATCCCACAACCCCGCACACGCAACCCCTGCCGGGTCTCACACGTATACGGTTTGGCCTCATCCGGTTTCGCTCGCCACTACTCCCGGAATCACGGTTGTTTTCTCTTCCTGCGGGTACTGAGATGTTTCACTTCCCCGCGTTCCCTCCACACACCCTATGTGTTCAGATGTGGGTGACAGCCCATGACGACTGCCGGGTTTCCCCATTCGGAAACCCCCGGATCAAAGCCTGGTTGACGACTCCCCGGGGACTATCGTGGCCTCCCACGTCCTTCATCGGTTCCTGGTGCCAAGGCATCCACCGTGCGCCCTTAAAAACTTGGCCACAGATGCTCGCGTCCACTGTGCAGTTCTCAAACAACGACCAACCACCCGTCACAACCCGCCGAAGCAGATCTTTACCGGGGTCGGCACTGAAGGCAGCCGTTACCGGCCGTACCCTCAGACACCCAACAGCGTGCCCGACCCGTCCCCGCCCGGAGATCATGCTTTCCACGCCCTCTTGCGAGAGCAGTACTTGCAGCCTCCAACCCGTGAAACCGGCCGAATAATCAACGTTCCACCCATGAGCAACCAGCATCAGACATTCGCCGATGTACTGGCCTCTGACCAGGCTCCCGAAGGCTCCTGGTAAGAAATGCTCCTTAGAAAGGAGGTGATCCAGCCGCACCTTCCGGTACGGCTACCTTGTTACGACTTCGTCCCAATCGCCAGTCCCACCTTCGACAGCTCCCTCCCCGTGAGGGGTTGGGCCACCGGCTTCGGGTGTTACCGACTTTCGTGACGTGACGGGCGGTGTGTACAAGGCCCGGGAACGTATTCACCGCAGCAATGCTGATCTGCGATTACTAGCAACTCCGACTTCATGGGGTCGAGTTGCAGACCCCAATCCGAACTGAGACCGGCTTTTTGAGATTCGCTCCGCCTCACGGCATCGCAGCTCATTGTACCGGCCATTGTAGCACGTGTGCAGCCCAAGACATAAGGGGCATGATGACTTGACGTCGTCCCCACCTTCCTCCGAGTTGACCCCGGCAGTCTCCTGTGAGTCCCCATCACCCCGAAGGGCATGCTGGCAACACAGAACAAGGGTTGCGCTCGTTGCGGGACTTAACCCAACATCTCACGACACGAGCTGACGACAGCCATGCACCACCTGTACACCGACCACAAGGGGGGCACCATCTCTGATGCTTTCCGGTGTATGTCAAGCCTTGGTAAGGTTCTTCGCGTTGCGTCGAATTAAGCCACATGCTCCGCTGCTTGTGCGGGCCCCCGTCAATTCCTTTGAGTTTTAGCCTTGCGGCCGTACTCCCCAGGCGGGGAACTTAATGCGTTAGCTGCGGCACCGACGACGTGGAATGTCGCCAACACCTAGTTCCCACCGTTTACGGCGTGGACTACCAGGGTATCTAATCCTGTTCGCTCCCCACGCTTTCGCTCCTCAGCGTCAGTAATGGCCCAGAGATCCGCCTTCGCCACCGGTGTTCCTCCTGATATCTGCGCATTTCACCGCTACACCAGGAATTCCGATCTCCCCTACCACACTCTAGTCTGCCCGTATCGAATGCAGACCCGGGGTTAAGCCCCGGGCTTTCACATCCGACGCGACAGACCGCCTACGAGCTCTTTACGCCCAATAATTCCGGACAACGCTTGCGCCCTACGTATTACCGCGGCTGCTGGCACGTAGTTAGCCGGCGCTTCTTCTGCAGGTACCGTCACTTTCGCTTCTTCCCTGCTGAAAGAGGTTTACAACCCGAAGGCCGTCATCCCTCACGCGGCGTCGCTGCATCAGGCTTTCGCCCATTGTGCAATATTCCCCACTGCTGCCTCCCGTAGGAGTCTGGGCCGTGTCTCAGTCCCAGTGTGGCCGGTCGCCCTCTCAGGCCGGCTACCCGTCGTCGCCTTGGTGAGCCACTACCTCACCAACAAGCTGATAGGCCGCGGGCTCATCCTGCACCGCCGGAGCTTTGAACCCACCCCCATGCGAGGGAAGGTATTATCCGGTATTAGACCCCGTTTCCAGGGCTTGTCCCAGAGTGCAGGGCAGATTGCCCACGTGTTACTCACCCGTTCGCCACTAATCCACCCCGAAAGGCTTCATCGTTCGACTTGCATGTGTTAAGCACGCCGCCAGCGTTCGTCCTGAGCCAGGATCAAACTCTCCGTGAATGTCAACCCGTAATCGGGTCACACCACGAGAGCGGAACAGTCAAGCGGAATAAGCCCGACCGTTCACAGCGTCCTCGCTGTGTTTACTACTTCAAAGGAACCTCGCCCTCCCGAACGGGAGAGACGGGGTATCAACATATCTGGCGTTGATTTTTGGCACGCTGTTGAGTTCTCAAGGAACGGACGCTTCCTTCGTACTCACCCGAGAGACTCTCTCAGGCTTTCCTCCGGGCAGTTTCCCTTCGGTCTTGCTGTCTTGCGTTTCCGACTCTATCAGACCGTTTCCCGATCCGATTTCCTCGGTGCTTTCCAGGTTTCCGCTTTCGCGTTTCCCTTTCCGGCGACTCCGACTCTATCAGATCCTTTCGGGCCTGATTCCCAGTCAGCGGGGCTTGTCTTCCCGGCTGTTGGGCCGTTCCGACGTCTCAAACCCTAGCGGATCCTCTCGGCGATTCCCAATCGGGCCGCCATGCTCCATCGAACTCCATGGAGCCCCATTCGAATTGAATTCGGGCAAGCCGAAATCATCCCGACTGGGAGATCATGCTGATGGTTTGGGTTGCCGCTGCTGCGGCGGAGGTGCTGCCGCAGAACCGTTACGGCCCCGTGGCAACCCGAAGAACTTTACGGATCGGGGAGGGGGATGTCAAGCGCCCCCTTCCCACCTCCGGGGCGCCGCTGTCAAGATCTTTAGTCGAGGTCGCTGAGCCGCCCGCCGGCGTCCGGCTGAGCGTGCTCCACTCTGCGCAGGAGACGGGTGAGAACGTCGCCGAGCCTCGTGCGCTCGTCCTGGGAGAGGTCCTGGAGGAGGTCCTCCTCGAAGACAGTGGCCAGACGCATCGCCTCCAACCACTTCTCGCGGCCCTCGTCCGTCAGCTCCACGATCACGCGGACGCGGTTGGACTCGTCGCGCTCCCTGGTGACCAGCCCCTCCGTCACCATCCGGTCGATCCGGTGCGTCATCGCGGCCGGAGTCAGGCCCAGCCGCTTCGCCAGGTCGCTCGGGCCCATGCGGTACGGGGCACCGGAAAGCACCAGCGCCTTGAGGACCTCCCACTCGGCGTTGCTGATGCCGAGCGTTGCGGTCTGGCGGCCGTACGCCACGTTCATGCGGCGGTTCAGCCGGCCAAGAGCCGCGACGATCTTCTCGACCTGGGGGTCCAGGTCTCTGAACTCGCGTTGGTAGGCGGCGATCTGCTCATCGAGCGTCGGCTCACCGACGGCGGGGGTGTCACCCATGTGCGCAGTATCCCATGCGAGCGATTGGCGTCGAAGTCCTTCGAGGTGTACTGTTCAACTCTTAACTTTAGCTTCGAAGTCTTCACCTCTAACCCCTTCGGTTGGCGTACGACTTCACGATCAAGGCAGGTGAAAGTGACCAGGGCGATGGGCGCAGAGATGCGCCGGATCCATGTGGGCAACGCACTCAGCGCGTTCGGGCTCGGCTTCACCGTCCCCTATCTGTACGTCTATGTGGCGCAGGTGCGGGGACTGGGAGCAATGACGGCGGGTCTCGTACTCGCCGTCTTCGCCGTGGCAGCGCTGATCGTGCTGCCGTTCGCCGGGCGTGCCATCGTCCGGCGTGGCCCGCTGCCGGTGCTGCTCGTCGCCCTGGTCACCGCCGCTGTGGGTGCGCTGGGCCTCGGGCTCGCCGCCAACGCGACAGCCGTACTCCTGGCCGCTGTGGCGCTGGGGGCCGGGCAGGCAGTGATGCAGCCGGCGCTCGCGACGATGATCGTGGACTTCTCGTCGGCGGAGACGCGGTCGCGGGCCTTCGCCACCCAGTTCTTTCTGCAGAACCTGGGGCTCGGCGTCGGCGGGCTCATCGGCGGGCATCTCGTGGATACGACCCGGGTCGGCTCGTTCACCCTGCTGTTCGCCATCGAGGCGGCGATGTTCCTGCTGCTGGCCGTGATCATGAGGACCGTACGGATGCCTCGTTCGCCGCGGATCGACGGTGCCCCCGCTCAGGCCAAGGGCAGTTGGAAGCAGTTGCTCGAGAACCGGGCGATGGTGCAGCTGTGTGTGTTGGGGTTTGTTCTTTTCTTCGCCTGTTATGGGCAGTTCGAGTCGGGGCTGAGTGCGTACGGGGTCGAGGCGGCCGGGATTTCGACGTCCGCGCTCGGTTCGGCGCTGGCGGCGAACACCGCGGTGATCGTGGTCGCGCAGTTCGCGGTGCTCAGGTTCGTCGAGCGGCAGAAGCGGTCCCGGGTGATCGCGGCCGTGGGGATCCTCTGGGCCGTCGCGTGGGGCGTGGCCGGGTATGCGGGGCTCGGGCACGGCAGCCAGGCCATGGCGACCGCCGCGTTCGTGTCGACGTACGCGCTGTTCGGGCTCGGGGAGGCGATGTTGTCGCCGACCATCGCGCCGTTGGTGGCCGATCTGGCGCCGGCCGGGATGGCGGGGCAGTACAACTCGGCGTTCGCCCTGGTGAAGCAGCTCGCGCTGGCGGTCGGTCCGGCGGTGGGTGGGCCGTTGGGGGCCTCGCTGCACGGGCCGTACATCGTGATGTTCCTGCTGTTCTCGCTGGGGATCAGCGTCCTCGCCGTACGGCTGGGACGGCAGCTGACCCCCGTACAGAATCAGCCGGCTCTGGCGAGGCGGAGTCGGGTGGTCGCGCAGGGTGGGGCTCCGGTGGAGTCCGTGGTGCCTACTACGTAGTAGTAGGCACGGGCTCGGGGCGTCCTGTTGTCAGCGGGTGGCTGTGACCACGGTCGAGGTGAAGGGGAGGGTTGCCGAGCCGTCGGGGGACGTGTGGGTGGCCAGGGCCTCGCGGATCGTTTCCGCTGCCTCGGTGAAGCGGGCCGGGCCGCCCGCCTCCTCGATCGACTGGCCCCAGGGAACGGCCGCGAGGTAGCCGGCTGCGAAGCCCGCGACGTCCGGGAAGGCGATGGCGAAGGTGACCTCGCGGGTCGTGATGTCGTTGAAGCCGGCGGTGGTCAGGGCGGCCGTGAGGCGGTCGGCGGGGTAGGAGAGGGAGGCGGCGAAACGTGCCTCCTCCTCCGGGGTGCCGTGTTCGGTGACCGCCTTGAGTTGGGCGGCGAAGTACGGGGAGCGATCCGCGGGTGGGGTCCAGGCCGTGGCCGTGAAACGGCCACCCGGGCGGGTGATGCGGGCGGCTTCGGTGAGTGCGGCGTCCAGGTCGGGGAAGAACTGGATGCCCTGTTGACAGAGGACCGCGTCGAACGAGTTGTCCGGGTACGGGAGTTTGTCGGCCGGGGCCTGGGTGAACTCGATGTCCGGGTACATCCGGGGCGCGTTGCGGGCGGCGATCCTGAGCATGCCCTCCAGGAGGTCGGCGGCGGCCACATGGCCTGTGGGTCCGACCTGGGCGGCGGCCGCGCGGGCGACGAAGCCGGTGCCGCAGGCCAGGTCAAGGACCTGGGCGCCCGGGAAGAGGTCGGCGGCCTCGATGACCTCGGTGACGAAGGGCGCCATCATGAGGGCGCTGTAGCGCTCGTAGTGTTCCGTGGCACTGTGCGTGGCGTCGTGTGTGGCGTTGTCTTTGAGGGGGAAACCTGTGGGATCTGCCATGGGGGACCTACTAGCAGGCCGCGGTGGGTTCGCCTAGGGGACGCGCGAAGCCTTGCCTCCCGGCAGCACGAACTCGCACCACACCGCCTTGCCGCCCCCCGGTGTCCGGCGTGATCCCCAGCTCGTGGCGACCGTGGCGATGATGGCGATGCCCCGGCCCGATTCGTCGCCGGGTTCCGCGGTGCGGCGCAGGGGGAGGTGGTCGTCCCCGTCCGTCACCTCGACGATGAGCCGGCGGTCGGTGCGGCGCAGGCGCAGGCGCATCGGGGGTGTGCCGTGCTGGAGGGAGTTCGCGACCAGTTCGCTGGCCGCCAGGACACCCAGGTCGTGCAGTTCGGTGGGGAAGCGCCAGCTCGTCAGGACGCCTGAGGCGAACGCACGCGCGCGTGGGGCCGCTTCGATGCCGCCCAGGAGTTCCAGGGCCGCGTTGCGGAACAGGTCGCTGTCGGGGCCGGTGCGGGCCGGGTGCTGCAGCACCAGGACCGCCACGTCGTCGTCGTGGTCCGCGGTGACGCCTGCCGAGCGGACAAGGCGGTCGCAGACGACCTGAGGGCTGCCCGTGGCGCCGGCGAGGGCGCGCTCCAGGGCGGCGATGCCCTCGTCGAGGTCCTCGTTGCGGCGTTCCACCAGGCCGTCGGTGTAGAGGACCGCCGTGGAACCCGGGGTCAGCGGGATCGAGCCGGAGGCGTGCATCCAGTCGCCCGTGCCGAGGGGCGGGCCCGTGGGTTCGTCGGCCCGTTGGACGACACCGTTCTCGTCGCGGACCAGGATCGGGAGGTGGCCCGCGGAGGCGTACACCAGCTTGCCCTCGTTCGGGTCGTGGACGGCGTACACGCAGGTGGCGATCTGGTTGGCGTCGATCTCCGTGGCGAGGCCGTCGAGGAGCTGGAGGACCTCGTGCGGGGGGAGGTCCAGGCGGGCGTACGCGCGGACCGCCGTACGGAGCTGGCCCATGACCGCTGCCGCGCGCACTCCTCGGCCCATGACGTCGCCGATGACGAGGGCTGTGCGGCCGCCGCCCAGGGTGATGACGTCGTACCAGTCGCCGCCCACCGCCGCTTCCGTGCCGCCGGGATGGTAGACGGCGGCGACGCGGAGGTCGTCCGGTTCCTCCAGTTCCTGGGGGAGGAGGGAGCGCTGGAGGGTCACCGCGGTCTCGCGCTGGCTGCGTTCGCTGGCGCGCAGGCGTTCGGCGGCCTCGGCGTGGTCGGTGACGTCGGCGGCGAAGATGAGGACGCCGCCACTTCCTTCGGGAGTGGCCGTCACGTCGACCGGGGTGCAGGTGATCGTGTAGGAGCGTCCGCTGTGTGCCTTGCGGGACTTGACCGTGCGGGGCTTGGAGCTGCGCAGGACCTGGTCCAGGAGGGGCAGCAGGCCCAGTTCGTCGAGTTCGGGGGCCGCGTCGCGGGCGGGGGTGCCCTCGGGGCGTACGCCGAAGGCCGCCGTGTAGGCGTCGTTGACGTACGCGATGCGGTGGTCGGCGCCGTGGACCAGGGCGACCAGGGCCGGGATACGGTCGAGGACCTCCCGGGTGGGCAGGTCGTCGACCACGGGGAGGCAGGGCGTCCCGTCGGTGAGCTGCTCGGCGCGGGCGGCAGGTACAGAGCCGGGGCCGGAGCTCTCGCCGAGTCGGTCCGGAGTGATCGTGTGATCGGTCCGCGCTGCGGCGCGGCGCTGCGTTCCGGGAAGTCGGGCGCTCCAGCGCGTGAAGTTCACGAATCCTTGCCTCGTGTTTGTCGGCACAGGCCGGCAGCGGGTCGGCCGGAGGTACGGGTGGTGTTCCCCGGGAGATGCAGCACTTGCGGAAAGCCTCATGCGTTTCGAAGGGCGAGCGGCGGCTCGCCCCAGGTCGTGGACCAGTCTGGCAGTGTGGTCGGCCGGGCCGACATCCTTCAGACGCCGGCCGCGTCGGTGGAGTTCCTGGATCCGGTCAGGACGACCCCTTCGGGTCCTGGTTCGGGTGCTGGGGAGGCTTTCCACCGGCCGCGAGTTCGAACTCCGCACGGGGATGTTCGAGCGAACCGAGGGAGACGATCTCCCTCTTGAAGAGTCCCGACAGGGTCCACTCGGCGAGCACCCGGGCCTTGCGGTTGAAGGTGGGCACCCGGCTCAGGTGGTAGACGCGGTGCATGAACCAGGCAGGGTAGCCCTTCAGCTTGCGCCCGTAGACGTGTGCGACACCCTTGTGGAGTCCCAGGGAGGCTACTGAACCGACGTATTTGTGGGAGTACGTTTCGAGCGGTTCGCCCCGCAGGGAGCGGGCGATGTTCTCGCCGAGGACCTTTGCCTGGCGGACCGCGTGCTGGGCGTTGGGGGCGGTCTCCTTGCCGGGTTCCGCGGCCGTGACGTCGGGGACGGCCGCGGCGTCTCCCGCGGCCCACGCGTGCGTGGTGCCCTCGATCCGCAGCTCGGCGGTGCACTTCAGGCGCCCGCGCTCGTTCAGCGGGAGGTCGGTGGCGGCGAGGAGGGGGTGGGGTTTGACGCCTGCGGTCCACACGACCGTACGGGTGGGGAAGCGGGCGCCGTCGCTGAGGACGGCGATCCGGTCCGCGCAGGAGTCGAGGCGGGTCTCCAGGCGTACGTCGATGTTGCGGCGGCGCAGCTGGGTGACGGTGTACTTGCCCATCTCCTCGCCGACCTCGGGCAGGATGCGTCCCGAGGCCTCGACGAGGATCCACTTCATGTCCTCGGCCTTGACGTTGTGGTAGTACCGCGCGGCGTAGCGGGCCATGTCCTCCAGCTCGCCGAGCGCCTCGACACCGGCGTAGCCGCCGCCCACGAAGACGAAGGTCAGGGCGGCGTCGCGGATCGCGGGGTCGCGGGTGGAGGAGGCGATGTCCATCTGTTCGATGACGTGGTTGCGCAGGCCGATGGCCTCCTCGACCGTCTTGAAGCCGATGGCGTGTTCGGCGAGGCCGGGGATCGGCAGGGTGCGGGAGACCGAGCCGGGGGCGAGGACGAGTTCGTCGTACGTCAGTTGCTGGGCGCCCGTTCCCTCTTCCGTGGTGGCGAGGGTGGTGACGGTCGCGGTGCGTTTGGCGTGGTCGATCGCCGTGACCTCGCCGACGACGATCCGGCACCGGTCGAGGACCCGGCGCAGCGGTACGACGACATGGCGGGGCGAGATGGAGCCCGCCGCCGCCTCCGGGAGGAACGGTTGATAGGTCATGTACGGGTCTGGAGTGACGACAGTGATGTCGACCTGGCCCCGTTTCAGCTCCTGCTGGAGCTTCCGCTGGAGGCGCAGGGCCGTGTACATACCGACGTAGCCGCCGCCGACAACGAGAATGCGCGCACGTTCCTTCACCATCCCATGACGCACCCAGCGCTCGCGTTTGTCCACAGGCCCGACAATTTGTGTGACCAGCGGGCGGTGAACCGCAACGTTGCCCGAATCGTCGTCGCGCAGGGCAAAACCGCAGGTCAGCGGGTGTGAGCCGGGTGACAGGAAGGGGTGCATCCGGGACGTATCCGACACCTACTCCGATCGGGCGGCACCCCGCGCGGAACGCGCCCCTTCTGAATTGACCCTCGCTCAACTATGTTCGTAGGCCGACGGGGTGTAGGGGGATGCGCTCTTTCGGGTCCGCTCCGCGACGGGTGGGCCCGTTGTTCAGTGCCTGTTCCGTACGCTCCGGCTGCCAATGGCGGGGAGTCTCCGGGGGGAGACGTCATTACCGGGGGAACATTATGCACATTCAGGATTCTCGTTGGTCATCCGCGTCCGCCATCGCACCAGGCGGACCGGTCAGCGCGGCGGCGAGCAACGGACGTGGTGACACATCGCGTACGGCGCCGCTGCGTGTGGACGCACAGCGCAATCTGGAGCACGTACTGCGCGCAGCCCGTGAGGTCTTCGGCGAGCTGGGGTACGGCGCGCCGATGGAGGACGTGGCACGGCGCGCGCGGGTGGGTGTCGGCACGGTGTACCGGCG
Protein-coding sequences here:
- a CDS encoding MarR family winged helix-turn-helix transcriptional regulator encodes the protein MGDTPAVGEPTLDEQIAAYQREFRDLDPQVEKIVAALGRLNRRMNVAYGRQTATLGISNAEWEVLKALVLSGAPYRMGPSDLAKRLGLTPAAMTHRIDRMVTEGLVTRERDESNRVRVIVELTDEGREKWLEAMRLATVFEEDLLQDLSQDERTRLGDVLTRLLRRVEHAQPDAGGRLSDLD
- a CDS encoding MFS transporter — protein: MGAEMRRIHVGNALSAFGLGFTVPYLYVYVAQVRGLGAMTAGLVLAVFAVAALIVLPFAGRAIVRRGPLPVLLVALVTAAVGALGLGLAANATAVLLAAVALGAGQAVMQPALATMIVDFSSAETRSRAFATQFFLQNLGLGVGGLIGGHLVDTTRVGSFTLLFAIEAAMFLLLAVIMRTVRMPRSPRIDGAPAQAKGSWKQLLENRAMVQLCVLGFVLFFACYGQFESGLSAYGVEAAGISTSALGSALAANTAVIVVAQFAVLRFVERQKRSRVIAAVGILWAVAWGVAGYAGLGHGSQAMATAAFVSTYALFGLGEAMLSPTIAPLVADLAPAGMAGQYNSAFALVKQLALAVGPAVGGPLGASLHGPYIVMFLLFSLGISVLAVRLGRQLTPVQNQPALARRSRVVAQGGAPVESVVPTT
- a CDS encoding class I SAM-dependent methyltransferase; translation: MADPTGFPLKDNATHDATHSATEHYERYSALMMAPFVTEVIEAADLFPGAQVLDLACGTGFVARAAAAQVGPTGHVAAADLLEGMLRIAARNAPRMYPDIEFTQAPADKLPYPDNSFDAVLCQQGIQFFPDLDAALTEAARITRPGGRFTATAWTPPADRSPYFAAQLKAVTEHGTPEEEARFAASLSYPADRLTAALTTAGFNDITTREVTFAIAFPDVAGFAAGYLAAVPWGQSIEEAGGPARFTEAAETIREALATHTSPDGSATLPFTSTVVTATR
- a CDS encoding ATP-binding SpoIIE family protein phosphatase, which gives rise to MNFTRWSARLPGTQRRAAARTDHTITPDRLGESSGPGSVPAARAEQLTDGTPCLPVVDDLPTREVLDRIPALVALVHGADHRIAYVNDAYTAAFGVRPEGTPARDAAPELDELGLLPLLDQVLRSSKPRTVKSRKAHSGRSYTITCTPVDVTATPEGSGGVLIFAADVTDHAEAAERLRASERSQRETAVTLQRSLLPQELEEPDDLRVAAVYHPGGTEAAVGGDWYDVITLGGGRTALVIGDVMGRGVRAAAVMGQLRTAVRAYARLDLPPHEVLQLLDGLATEIDANQIATCVYAVHDPNEGKLVYASAGHLPILVRDENGVVQRADEPTGPPLGTGDWMHASGSIPLTPGSTAVLYTDGLVERRNEDLDEGIAALERALAGATGSPQVVCDRLVRSAGVTADHDDDVAVLVLQHPARTGPDSDLFRNAALELLGGIEAAPRARAFASGVLTSWRFPTELHDLGVLAASELVANSLQHGTPPMRLRLRRTDRRLIVEVTDGDDHLPLRRTAEPGDESGRGIAIIATVATSWGSRRTPGGGKAVWCEFVLPGGKASRVP
- a CDS encoding NAD(P)/FAD-dependent oxidoreductase, coding for MVKERARILVVGGGYVGMYTALRLQRKLQQELKRGQVDITVVTPDPYMTYQPFLPEAAAGSISPRHVVVPLRRVLDRCRIVVGEVTAIDHAKRTATVTTLATTEEGTGAQQLTYDELVLAPGSVSRTLPIPGLAEHAIGFKTVEEAIGLRNHVIEQMDIASSTRDPAIRDAALTFVFVGGGYAGVEALGELEDMARYAARYYHNVKAEDMKWILVEASGRILPEVGEEMGKYTVTQLRRRNIDVRLETRLDSCADRIAVLSDGARFPTRTVVWTAGVKPHPLLAATDLPLNERGRLKCTAELRIEGTTHAWAAGDAAAVPDVTAAEPGKETAPNAQHAVRQAKVLGENIARSLRGEPLETYSHKYVGSVASLGLHKGVAHVYGRKLKGYPAWFMHRVYHLSRVPTFNRKARVLAEWTLSGLFKREIVSLGSLEHPRAEFELAAGGKPPQHPNQDPKGSS